ggagggggccggggcccGGGACTGCTGGgtcagaaggaggagggggatggaggcCTGGATCTGTGGTCTGAGGGAGAAGGAgctggcagctggattcttaagtCTTTTGGGAAGGAGTGATTTGGAGCCTGGGTTTttgtgggaggagggggctgccaGTAACCTGGAATGGAAGACAAGCCAGCCTTCTGGGTCCCGACTTCTGAGGGCTGATTGGCCCGGCCCACTGGCTGCCCCCTGAGAGGTCCAGATGCGGGAAAGGCAGGTTGGGGAGGCGCTGGGACCTGGTTTCCCCTTCCCCTGGGAGCGAGGGGACCAGCCCAAGCAGAACCCAGGAGCCTGGCTGCAATCGGGCTGATGGAGACAGACGTAGGCAGGACCTACTCGGGGCTTATGGGGAATTGCAACGCGGTGGTGGTTCCCTCTCCGCCCTCCACCGCGCACCCGGTCCCCATCCTTTAGCTCACAAAACAGGCAGTAGGAAGGCGCGTTTAATGTAAAATCATCCCTTGGATCGGAGGGGACAGAGAATCTCTCCCAACTTCTCCCGGTCGGGGCCCCACCAGGATTCAAAGAGTTCTCGGGGCCGGGTCTGATATCCAGAAGCTGGGAACTTGAATATCCAGAAGGTGTCTCCAGGCCAGCCGAGGAGAACGGCGGAGACCTTTGAGACTGGAGTCTGGCCAACCCTCCTACCCTGTGCCCACCCTCCTTTCCTGGTCGTCCAAGGCGCGAGGTCTCAGTTGTCCTCCATGGTTTTTCGAATCCAGTCCAGGTAGTGGCACACACTGGTATAGACACCAGGGCCCTGGGGTCTGGAGCAGGGCTCCGAGCCCCCAGACACCACACCCGCCAGGGCCCCATTGCAAACCAGGGGGCCCCCAGGGTCACCCTGTGCGCGGAAGAAGAGCAGAGAAACTGTTAGGCCAGCCTACTCAGGACATGACACAAGGCACTTTCTCCCTCTCAGGAAACTCCCACTTTCCTCTTCCTACAATACCCAGGCGTCCAGGTCTCCagtccctcctccctcagacccaggagtgaAAGCTCATAGCCCCCACCTCCCCCTAGGACCTGGCATTGTGGGCCCCTCTTTCCCCAGGACATAGAGTCCaacccccaggcccctcctccttTAGAGCCAGGAATCCTGGGCCTggtcccaccccctcccaggacCCAGGTTTCCCAGCTCCTTCCTTGCTCTGCTCCAGGAAGTCTGGGGCCCCaactcccttctcccccaggaCCCTGGAATCCCCGCAGGATACC
The Physeter macrocephalus isolate SW-GA unplaced genomic scaffold, ASM283717v5 random_3298, whole genome shotgun sequence genome window above contains:
- the LOC112063107 gene encoding kallikrein-9-like codes for the protein LQCANISILEPNLCHEAHPGHISDRMLCAGHWDGGGVPCQGDPGGPLVCNGALAGVVSGGSEPCSRPQGPGVYTSVCHYLDWIRKTMEDN